One window of the Benincasa hispida cultivar B227 chromosome 3, ASM972705v1, whole genome shotgun sequence genome contains the following:
- the LOC120072768 gene encoding probable indole-3-acetic acid-amido synthetase GH3.1, with product MAVVDNPQFSSPLGPPACEKDAKALRFIQETTANADSVQQRVLAEILTQNAHTEYVNRFRLNGATDRDTFKSKLPVVTYEDLQPDIQRIANGDRSPIFSSHPISEFLTSSGTSAGERKLMPTIKEEMERRQLLYSLLMPIMNLYVPGLDKGKGLYFLFVKAETKTPGGLVARPVLTSYYKSDIFKTRPYDPYNDYTSPNEAVLCADSFQSMYTQMLCGLLMRGQVLRVGAVFASGLLRAIRFLQLNWKQLAHDIATGTLNPKITDSCLRECITTKYLTNPNPELAEFISKECSTEEWEGIITRIWPNTKYLDVIVTGAMAQYIPTLEFYSGGLPMACTMYASSECYFGVNLNPMCKPDEVTYTIMPNMGYFEFLPHDSLSQAPALSRDSPPRLVDLADVEVGKEYELVITTYAGLCRYRVGDVLKVTGFHNAAPQFRFVRRKNVLLSIDSDKTDEAELQKAIESASSLLREFNTTVVEYTSYADTKTIPGHYVIYWELLVKDNEAMNCHPTDEILNQCCLAIEENLNSVYRQGRVADNSIGPLEIRVVKNGTFEELMDYAISRGASINQYKAPRCVNFTPIVELLDSRVTSVHFSPAKPHWTPERRR from the exons atggcCGTTGTTGATAATCCTCAGTTTTCATCTCCTCTTGGGCCGCCGGCTTGCGAGAAAGATGCCAAAGCCCTTCGTTTCATACAGGAAACCACTGCAAATGCTGACTCCGTTCAGCAAAGGGTTTTGGCTGAGATTCTGACCCAAAACGCTCACACTGAGTATGTCAACCGGTTCCGGCTCAATGGAGCCACGGACCGGGACACATTTAAATCCAAACTTCCTGTTGTTACTTATGAAGATCTCCAACCTGATATTCAACGTATTGCTAATGGCGATCGCTCTCCTATTTTTTCATCCCATCCAATTTCTGAGTTCCTCACCag tTCTGGGACATCCGCTGGAGAGAGAAAATTGATGCCCacaattaaagaagaaatgGAACGGCGTCAATTGCTTTACAGTCTTCTCATGCCCATCATGAattt GTATGTACCGGGATTGGACAAAGGGAAAGGGCTTTACTTTTTATTTGTGAAGGCAGAGACTAAGACTCCTGGAGGGTTGGTGGCTCGTCCGGTGCTGACTAGCTATTACAAGAGCGATATCTTCAAGACTAGGCCTTATGACCCTTACAATGACTACACGAGCCCTAACGAGGCTGTTCTATGCGCTGATTCCTTTCAAAGCATGTACACTCAAATGCTATGTGGCTTGTTGATGCGTGGCCAAGTCCTCCGAGTCGGCGCGGTTTTCGCCTCCGGCCTCCTTCGCGCCATCCGCTTCCTCCAGCTCAACTGGAAACAGCTGGCACACGACATCGCCACCggaaccctaaaccctaaaatcACGGACTCTTGTCTCCGTGAATGCATAACCACCAAATACTTAACAAACCCGAATCCAGAGCTGGCGGAATTCATCTCCAAGGAATGCTCCACGGAGGAATGGGAAGGAATTATCACGAGAATTTGGCCGAATACTAAATATTTGGATGTGATTGTGACCGGAGCCATGGCTCAGTATATTCCCACGCTCGAATTTTACAGCGGGGGTTTACCTATGGCTTGCACTATGTATGCTTCCTCCGAGTGCTATTTCGGGGTAAATCTAAACCCAATGTGCAAACCCGATGAAGTGACTTACACCATCATGCCAAACATGGGTTACTTCGAATTCCTCCCCCACGACTCCTTGTCTCAAGCTCCCGCTCTCTCCCGTGACTCCCCGCCTCGACTCGTCGACCTCGCGGACGTCGAAGTTGGGAAAGAATACGAGCTCGTGATCACAACTTATGCCGGATTGTGTCGGTACCGAGTTGGTGATGTGCTCAAAGTCACCGGGTTCCACAACGCTGCGCCACAGTTCCGATTTGTGAGGAGGAAGAATGTTCTTTTGAGCATCGACTCCGACAAGACCGACGAGGCTGAGCTCCAGAAGGCGATCGAGAGCGCATCGTCTCTTTTACGAGAATTCAACACCACCGTGGTGGAATACACAAGCTATGCAGATACTAAAACAATCCCAGGACATTACGTCATATATTGGGAGCTTCTTGTGAAAGATAATGAAGCAATGAATTGTCATCCAACGGatgagattttaaatcagtgTTGTTTGGctattgaagagaatttgaacTCGGTTTACCGACAAGGCCGAGTTGCGGACAACTCAATCGGACCGTTGGAGATCAGGGTGGTGAAAAACGGGACGTTTGAAGAGCTAATGGACTATGCGATCTCAAGAGGCGCGTCGATCAACCAATACAAAGCGCCACGGTGCGTAAATTTCACACCCATTGTCGAACTGCTCGACTCTAGAGTAACTTCAGTGCACTTTAGCCCAGCCAAGCCGCACTGGACACCGGAACGACGTCGTTGA